From Bacillus basilensis, a single genomic window includes:
- a CDS encoding flagellar motor switch protein FliN has product MKLQDDIPLTIYFEIGNTKKKIEDLLHITKGTLYRLENSTKNTVRLMLENEEIGTGKILTKNGKMYVEIVELKR; this is encoded by the coding sequence TTGAAATTACAAGATGATATTCCGTTAACAATTTATTTTGAAATCGGAAATACGAAAAAGAAAATTGAAGATCTGCTTCATATTACGAAAGGTACATTGTATCGTCTTGAAAATTCAACGAAAAATACGGTGCGTCTTATGCTTGAGAATGAAGAGATTGGAACCGGAAAGATTTTGACGAAGAATGGAAAGATGTACGTTGAAATCGTTGAATTGAAAAGGTAG
- the fliM gene encoding flagellar motor switch protein FliM, with the protein MSGDKLSQEQIDALLKAVNEGEEMPAFAQEAGKQDKFQEYDFNRPEKFGVEHLRSLQAIASTFGKQTSQTLSARMRIPIELEPSTVEQVPFTSEYVEKMPKDYYLYCVIDLGLPELGEIVIEIDLAFVIYIHECWLGGDSKRNFTMRRPLTAFEFLTLDNIFMLLCKNLEQSFESVVAIEPKFVTTETDPNALKITTASDIISLLNVNMKTEFWDTTVRIGIPFLSVEEIMDKLTSENIVEHSSDKRKKYTSEVEVKVNQVYKPVHVAIGEQKMTMGEIEQIEEGDIIPLHTKVSDELIGYVDGKHKFNCFIGKDGTRKALLFKSFVE; encoded by the coding sequence ATGAGTGGCGATAAATTAAGCCAAGAGCAAATTGATGCCCTGCTGAAGGCGGTAAATGAAGGCGAGGAAATGCCGGCTTTTGCACAAGAAGCAGGGAAGCAAGATAAATTTCAAGAGTATGATTTTAATAGACCGGAGAAGTTCGGTGTGGAACATTTACGTAGTTTGCAAGCGATTGCGTCTACGTTTGGTAAACAGACGTCACAGACGTTGTCAGCGCGTATGCGTATTCCAATTGAGTTAGAGCCGTCGACAGTGGAGCAAGTTCCATTTACGAGTGAGTATGTGGAGAAAATGCCGAAAGATTATTATTTATATTGCGTTATTGATCTTGGCCTCCCGGAGCTTGGAGAAATTGTCATTGAGATTGATTTAGCGTTCGTTATTTATATTCATGAATGTTGGCTTGGTGGAGATAGTAAGCGTAACTTTACGATGCGTAGACCACTTACCGCATTTGAGTTTTTAACACTGGATAATATTTTTATGCTCCTTTGCAAAAATTTAGAGCAATCATTTGAAAGCGTTGTTGCGATTGAACCAAAATTTGTAACGACGGAGACAGATCCGAATGCATTAAAGATTACGACAGCAAGTGATATTATTTCATTATTGAATGTAAATATGAAAACAGAGTTTTGGGATACGACGGTGCGCATCGGAATTCCGTTCTTATCTGTTGAAGAAATTATGGATAAGTTAACATCTGAAAATATTGTCGAACATTCTTCGGATAAACGTAAGAAGTATACTTCTGAAGTGGAAGTGAAAGTAAATCAAGTGTATAAACCTGTTCACGTTGCGATTGGTGAGCAGAAGATGACAATGGGTGAGATTGAACAAATTGAAGAAGGCGATATTATTCCGCTTCATACGAAAGTTTCAGATGAATTAATTGGTTATGTAGATGGAAAGCATAAATTTAATTGCTTTATTGGAAAAGATGGAACGCGTAAGGCGCTCCTATTTAAAAGTTTTGTAGAGTAG
- the fliN gene encoding flagellar motor switch protein FliN, whose protein sequence is MKHEVSPVSLMGLEEFAGKRNEAGKAHIDTVSDISIELGVKLGKSSITLGDVKELKVGDVLEVEKNLGHKVDVYLSNMKVGIGEAIVMDEKFGIIISEIEADKKQAALMKAQSQMQDKE, encoded by the coding sequence ATGAAACATGAAGTATCTCCTGTGTCATTAATGGGATTAGAAGAATTTGCAGGAAAGCGAAATGAAGCGGGTAAAGCACATATTGATACTGTTTCGGATATTTCGATTGAACTTGGTGTAAAGCTTGGGAAGTCATCTATTACACTCGGTGATGTGAAAGAGTTAAAAGTGGGCGATGTTCTTGAAGTAGAGAAAAACTTAGGACATAAAGTAGATGTGTATTTAAGTAATATGAAAGTCGGCATTGGGGAAGCGATCGTAATGGACGAGAAGTTCGGTATTATCATTTCTGAAATTGAAGCTGACAAGAAGCAAGCTGCGCTTATGAAAGCGCAAAGTCAAATGCAAGATAAAGAGTAG
- a CDS encoding flagellar type III secretion system pore protein FliP: protein MRIKKQLSLVAVIFVFSIVFSIIFVNPAYAAQNGFINFENGKEFTSNSSVQLFALVTLLSLSSSIVLLFTHFTYFMIVLGITRQGLGVMNLPPNQVLVGLALFLSLFTMQPVLGQLKSDVWDPMTKEKITVSQAAETTAPIMKEYMSKHTYKHDLKMMLKVRGEELPKDLKDLSLFTLVPSFTLTQIQKGLLTGMFIYLAFVFIDLIISTLLMYLGMMMVPPMILSLPFKILVFVYLGGYTKIVDIMFKTVA, encoded by the coding sequence ATGAGAATAAAGAAACAGTTATCATTAGTAGCCGTTATTTTCGTATTTTCTATCGTTTTTTCAATTATTTTTGTAAATCCAGCGTATGCAGCCCAAAACGGTTTTATTAATTTCGAAAATGGAAAAGAGTTTACGAGTAATTCAAGTGTACAATTATTTGCGCTCGTTACCCTTTTATCATTATCTTCATCTATCGTTCTATTATTTACACATTTTACTTATTTTATGATCGTTCTTGGGATTACGCGTCAAGGACTTGGGGTAATGAATTTACCACCGAACCAAGTGCTCGTTGGACTTGCATTATTTTTATCACTCTTTACGATGCAGCCTGTACTTGGGCAACTGAAGAGTGATGTGTGGGATCCGATGACGAAAGAGAAAATAACAGTAAGTCAAGCTGCGGAAACGACAGCCCCGATTATGAAAGAGTATATGTCAAAGCATACGTATAAGCATGATTTAAAAATGATGCTGAAAGTGCGCGGAGAAGAGTTGCCGAAAGATTTGAAAGATCTTTCCTTATTTACGCTCGTACCATCCTTTACGTTAACGCAAATTCAAAAGGGATTATTAACGGGTATGTTCATTTATTTAGCGTTTGTATTTATAGATTTGATTATTAGTACACTTTTAATGTACCTCGGGATGATGATGGTACCGCCAATGATTTTAAGTTTACCATTTAAAATACTCGTTTTCGTATATTTAGGTGGATATACAAAAATCGTCGACATTATGTTTAAAACGGTCGCCTGA
- a CDS encoding flagellar biosynthetic protein FliQ: MNTSPIIDIFQTFFYKGVMILMPVAGVSMIVVIIIAVIMAMMQIQEQTLTFLPKMASIVLVIIILGPWMFQELTTLILDLFDKIPSLLRSY, translated from the coding sequence ATGAATACGTCACCAATTATAGATATTTTTCAAACCTTTTTTTATAAAGGGGTTATGATTTTAATGCCGGTTGCCGGCGTAAGTATGATTGTCGTTATTATCATCGCTGTCATTATGGCGATGATGCAAATTCAAGAGCAAACGCTGACTTTTTTACCGAAAATGGCGAGTATTGTGCTCGTTATTATCATTTTAGGTCCGTGGATGTTTCAAGAGTTAACGACGCTCATTTTAGATTTATTTGATAAAATCCCATCGCTATTGCGTTCGTACTAA
- a CDS encoding flagellar biosynthetic protein FliR gives MNMELWAATFFAFCRITSFLYFLPFFSGRSIPAMAKVTVGLALSITVADQVDVSHIKTTWDVAAYAGTQMVIGLSLSKIVEMLWNIPKMAGHILDFDIGLSQASLFDVNAGSQSTLLSTIFDIFFLIIFISLGGINYFVATILKSFQYTEAISKLLTTSFLDSLLATLLFAITSAVEIALPLMGSLFIINFVLILIAKNAPQLNVFMNAYVIKITCGILFIAMSVPMLGYVFKNMTDVLLEEYTKLFNFFLTK, from the coding sequence ATGAATATGGAATTATGGGCGGCGACGTTTTTTGCGTTTTGCCGCATTACTTCATTTTTATATTTTTTACCGTTTTTCTCAGGTCGATCCATTCCAGCAATGGCGAAGGTTACAGTTGGACTTGCTCTTTCCATTACAGTGGCCGATCAAGTTGATGTCTCTCACATAAAGACAACTTGGGACGTGGCAGCTTATGCAGGTACGCAAATGGTAATTGGATTATCGCTTTCAAAAATTGTAGAAATGTTGTGGAACATTCCAAAAATGGCAGGGCATATTTTAGACTTTGATATCGGTTTATCACAGGCAAGTTTGTTTGATGTAAATGCAGGCTCACAGTCTACGTTACTTTCAACTATTTTTGATATATTTTTCCTCATTATTTTTATTTCACTTGGCGGCATTAATTATTTCGTTGCCACGATTTTAAAGTCGTTTCAATATACAGAGGCGATTTCAAAATTGCTGACGACTAGTTTTTTAGATAGTCTACTCGCAACGTTATTATTTGCGATCACATCAGCGGTTGAAATTGCTCTTCCGCTAATGGGAAGTTTGTTCATCATTAACTTTGTTCTTATATTAATCGCAAAAAACGCTCCGCAATTAAACGTTTTTATGAATGCGTATGTCATTAAAATTACATGTGGTATTTTGTTTATTGCGATGAGTGTACCGATGCTCGGTTATGTGTTTAAAAACATGACGGATGTATTGCTTGAGGAATATACGAAACTATTTAACTTTTTCTTAACGAAGTAG
- the flhB gene encoding flagellar type III secretion system protein FlhB, with product MAKDNKTEKATPQKRKKSREEGNIARSKDLNNLFSILVLAVVVYFFGDWLGYEIANSVAVLFDQIGKNTDSTEYFYLMGILLLKVSAPILILVYAFHLFNYMIQVGFLFSSKVIKPKASRINPKNYFTRLFSRKSLVDILKSLFYMGLIGYVAYVLFKKNLEKIVSMIGFNWTASLTEIIRQIKFIFLAILIILIVLSIIDFIYQKWEYEQDIKMKKEEVKQEHKDNEGDPQVKGKRKNFMHAILQGTIAKKMDGATFIVNNPTHISVVLRYNKHIDAAPIVVAKGEDELALYIRTLAREQEIPMVENRPLARSLYYQVEEDETIPEDLYVAVIEVMRYLIQTNELEV from the coding sequence ATGGCAAAGGATAATAAAACAGAAAAGGCCACCCCGCAGAAGCGTAAAAAATCGCGTGAAGAAGGGAATATTGCCCGGAGTAAAGATTTAAATAACTTGTTTTCCATACTTGTATTAGCAGTTGTCGTTTACTTTTTCGGAGATTGGCTCGGTTATGAGATTGCAAACTCTGTAGCGGTGTTGTTTGATCAAATTGGAAAAAACACAGATTCTACCGAGTATTTTTATTTAATGGGTATTTTATTACTAAAAGTATCAGCTCCGATATTAATACTCGTATACGCTTTTCATTTATTTAATTATATGATTCAAGTCGGTTTCTTATTTTCTTCTAAAGTCATTAAGCCGAAAGCGTCACGTATTAACCCAAAAAACTATTTTACGAGATTGTTTAGTCGTAAAAGTTTAGTAGATATTTTGAAATCCCTATTTTATATGGGATTAATTGGTTATGTTGCTTACGTTCTCTTTAAAAAGAATTTAGAGAAAATCGTTAGTATGATTGGATTTAACTGGACTGCGTCACTTACTGAAATTATTAGGCAAATTAAATTTATCTTCTTAGCAATTTTAATTATTTTAATCGTTCTTTCTATTATTGATTTCATTTATCAAAAATGGGAGTATGAACAAGATATTAAGATGAAAAAAGAAGAAGTAAAACAAGAGCATAAAGATAATGAAGGAGACCCACAAGTAAAGGGGAAACGAAAAAACTTTATGCATGCGATTTTGCAAGGAACAATTGCGAAGAAGATGGATGGTGCAACGTTTATTGTAAACAACCCGACTCATATTTCAGTCGTACTTCGGTACAATAAACACATCGATGCAGCACCAATTGTCGTTGCAAAAGGGGAAGATGAGCTCGCATTATATATACGAACGCTTGCCCGCGAACAAGAAATACCAATGGTGGAAAATCGTCCACTTGCTCGTTCTTTATATTATCAAGTCGAGGAAGATGAGACGATTCCAGAAGATTTATACGTAGCTGTAATTGAAGTTATGCGCTATTTAATTCAAACGAATGAACTTGAAGTATAA